CTCCAGCTGTTGGAGTTCGGGGCATGCATCCCCGCGCCAGTAGTTTTCGTACACGAACACCAGCACTTCGAACATGGACCCAATATAGCCCAGACCCCGCCGCCGTCGGCGCGGATTTGGCCCACTGTTGCCCGCAAGCGTCGCCGCTCAAGCCGACGCCTGGCGCTGGAACAGGCCGCCCGGCAGCCGCGCCACGCGGCCGGCGAGCTCCAGTTCGAGCAGGTGGGCCTGCAGCGTCGAGGCGGCGATGCCGGTGCGGGCGACCAGCGCATCGAGGCCGACCGGGTCGAAGCCCAGCGCCTCCAGCAGCGCCGTTGCGCGCCGGTCGACCGGGGCTTCGTGCACCGCCGGGGCCGGCGCGCGCGGCGCCGCCACGGCTGCCGGCGCCAGTTCCTCGAGCACGTCCTGCGCCGTCTCGACCAGCTTGGCGCCTTGCTTGAGCAAGGCATGGCAGCCGCGCGCCTGCGGCGAGTGGATCGAGCCCGGGATGGCGAACACGTCCTTGCCCTGTTCGACGGCCATCCGCGCGGTGATCAGCGAGCCGGACTGCAAGGCCGCCTCGACCACCAGCGTGCCCTGGCCGAGGGCCGAGATGATGCGGTTGCGGGGCGGGAAGTTGGCCGCCAGCGGACCCATGCCGAGCGGATATTCGGACAGCAGCAGCCCCTGGCGGGCGATGCGGTGCGCCAGTTCCAGGTGGCGGCTCGGGTAGACGCGGTCCAGCCCGGTCCCGACCACGGCGATGGTGGCCAGCTGGCCGGCGCCGGCGCCCTCCAGCGCGCCCTCGTGCGCCGCCCCGTCGATGCCCAGCGCCAGGCCGGAGACCACCGTCAGGCCGGCCTGCGCGAAGGCGCGGCCGAAGTCGCGCGCGTGGGCCAGGCCTTGCGGGGTCGGATTGCGGCTGCCGACCACGGCGATGGCGGCCGGCCACGGCGCGCAGGGCTGGCCGTGGGCATAGAGCAGCAGCGGCGGGTCTTCGGTCTGCAGCAGCGCCGGCGGATAGTCGGGATCGGCCAGCGTCAGCAGCCGGCGGTCGGCGCCCTCCTGCAGCCAGGCCCAGGTGCGCTCGACCTGGTCGGCCCAGCCGGG
This genomic window from Ramlibacter pinisoli contains:
- the dprA gene encoding DNA-processing protein DprA, whose protein sequence is MEREELAAWLRLAQTPGVGRATARRLLAAFGLPGQLFTQTPQALDAVLPPALAEALLAEPPGWADQVERTWAWLQEGADRRLLTLADPDYPPALLQTEDPPLLLYAHGQPCAPWPAAIAVVGSRNPTPQGLAHARDFGRAFAQAGLTVVSGLALGIDGAAHEGALEGAGAGQLATIAVVGTGLDRVYPSRHLELAHRIARQGLLLSEYPLGMGPLAANFPPRNRIISALGQGTLVVEAALQSGSLITARMAVEQGKDVFAIPGSIHSPQARGCHALLKQGAKLVETAQDVLEELAPAAVAAPRAPAPAVHEAPVDRRATALLEALGFDPVGLDALVARTGIAASTLQAHLLELELAGRVARLPGGLFQRQASA